Genomic window (Terriglobia bacterium):
CACGCCTGGTAGATGGCGCCCTCCGGCTCCATGCCCCCCTTGCGCTCGGCCTCGAGCGCGAAGTCAATCATCATGATGGCGTTCTTTTTCACGATGCCGATCAGCAGCACGATGCCGATCAGCCCCACCACTCCCAGGTCCATCCCGAAGATCAGTAGCGCCAGCAGCGCGCCCACACCCGCCGACGGCAGCGTGGACAGGATCGTGATCGGGTGGATGTAGCTCTCGTACAACACGCCGAGCACGATGTAGACGGTCACCACCGCCGCCAGGATCAGCAGCGGCTCATTCTTCAGCGACGACTGAAACGCCGCTGCCGTACCCTGGAAGCTGGCGTGAATGCTCGGCGGAAGTCCGATTTCCTTTTCCGCTTGCTGGATCGCTTTCACTGCATGGCCCAGCGAAATCCCCGGCGCCAAATTGAACGACAGCGTCGTCGCCGGGAATTGCCCCTGGTGCGTAATGGTCAGCGGCGCACTGGTGCGCTCCACGCGGGTGAACGCACTCAGCGGAATGGCTCCCCCAGTCGCCGAGCGCACATAAATACTCTTGAGGTCGTCGGGAGTCTGCTGGAACATGGGGTCCACCTCCAACACCACGTGGTACTGGTTCAACTGGGTGAAGATGGTAGACACCTGCCGCTGCCCGAACGCGTCGTACAGCGTGTTGTCCAGGTCCGCCGGGAGAACACCAAGCCGCCCCGCGGTGTCCCGGTCGATGGTGATCGCCGCCTGCAATCCGCCGTTCTGCTGGTCGCTGGCGACGTCGCGCAGTTCCGGCCGCGTGCGCAGCTTCTCCACCAGCCGTGGCGTCCAATCGTTCAACTCCTGCGCGCTGGCATCTTCAATGGTGTACTGGAACTGGGTACGGCTGACGCGGTCCTCCACCGTCAGGTCCTGCCCCGGCTGCATGTAGAGCGTGATGCCCTCGACCCTGGCCACCTCCGGCTGCAGTCGCCGGATGATTTCCGAAGCCGTGGCGCTGCGTTCCTCGCGCGGCTTGAGATTGATCTGGATTCGTCCGGTGTTGATCGTGGGATTGATTCCATCTACGCCGATGAAGGACGCCAGGCTGGCGACGTCAGGATCCTTCAATATGATTTCCGCCACCCGCTGCTGCCGCTCCGTCATCGCCTGGAACGAGACCGTCTGCGTCGCCTCGGAAATCCCGAGAATCGCGCCCGTGTCCTGCACCGGGAAGAATCCCTTGGGCACCACGATGTACAGGAAGATGGTCAGCACCAGCGTACCCACCGTCACCAGCAGTGTCTCCCGCTGGTGACGCAGCACCCAGCGCAGCGTGGTGCCGTACTTCTCGACCGCCCAGTGAAAGAACTGTTCCGATTTGCGATAGAACCAGCCCCGCTCTTGTTCCGTCCGGTGGCGCAGCAGCATGGCGCACATCATCGGCGTCAAGGTCAGCGAGATGACCGCCGAAACCAGGATGGTGACCGCCAGCGTCACCGCAAATTCGCGGAACAGCCGCCCCACCACGTCGCCCATGAACAGCAGCGGGATCAGCACCGCGATCAGCGACACCGTCAAGCTCACGATGGTGAACCCGATCTGCTCCGAGCCTTTCAGCGCGGCCGTCAACGGCGTCTCGCCTTCTTCAATGTAGCGCGCGATGTTCTCGATCATCACAATGGCGTCGTCCACCACGAAGCCGGTGGAGATGGTCAGCGCCATCAGCGAAAGGTTGTCCAGGCTGTAGCCCAGCAGGTACATCACGCCGAAGGTGCCCACCAGCGACAGCGGCACGGTGATGCTGGGGATCACGGTCGCGGACAGCGTCCGCAGGAAAAGGAACATCACCATCACCACCAGCGCGATGGTGAGCATCATCTCGAACTTCACGTCCTTGACCGAAGCGCGGATGGTTTCCGTACGGTCGGCGAGCACGCTCACGTTGACCGCGCTGGGCAGCGCCGCGCGCAGTTGCGGCAGCAGCTTCTGAATGTGGTCCACCACGCTGATGATGTTCGCGCCCGGCTGGCGCTGGATGTTCATGATCACCGCCGGGTGCGTGTTTTCCCACGCCGCCTGCTTTACGTTCTCGGCGCTGTCCACCACGTTGGCGACATCCATCACGCGCACCGGCGAGCCGTTGCGGTAGGCGACGATCACCGGCCGGTATCCCTCGCCCGTGGCGAGCTGATCGTTGGCGCCGATAGTGTACGAGAGCCGCGGCCCCTCGATGCTGCCCTTGGCCTGATCTACGTTGGCCTGCGCCAGCGCGGTGCGCAGGTCTTCCAAGCCCAGCCCGTACGAAGCCAGCGCCGTCGGGTTGGCCTGCACTCGCACGGCCGGCTTCTGCCCGCCGCTGATCGAGACCAGCCCGACTCCCGGTATCTGCGAAATCTTCTGCGCCAGCGTGGTGTCCGCCAGATCTTCTACTTTCGACAGCGGCAGCGTGTCCGACGTTAGCGCCAGCGTCAGCACCGGCGCATCGGCCGGATTCGTTTTGGTGTAGATCGGCGGGTTAGGCAGATCGCGCGGCAGGTAGGTGGACGCCGCGTTAATGGCCGCCTGGACTTCCTGCTCGGCAACGTCGATGCTTTCGTTGAGATTGAATTGCAGCACCACGATCGAGCTGCCGAACGAGCTCGTCGAGGTCATCTGGTTCAGCCCGGGCAGTTGCCCGAACTGGCGCTCCAGCGGAGTGGTCACGGAAGAAGCCATGACCTCCGGCCCGGCGCCGGGATAAAAAGTGAGAATCTGGATGGTCGGGTAATCCACCTGCGGCAGCGCCGAGACCGGCAGCTGCCGGTACGCCACCAGGCCCACCAGCAGCAGGCCTACGGTCAGCAACGAGGTCGCCACCGGCCGCAGAATAAAGAGCCGCGACGGATTCATGCCCCCGGCGCTCCGCTCGCCTTCGACGCTCCGCTTCCCCGGTTGCCGCGCTGCTGCACTTCCACCTTCGCGCCCGGCTGCAGCTTGTCCTGGCCGTCGGTGACCACCAGCTCTCCCGCGCTCAGCCCCGTCTCGATCGAGGCCACGTTCCCTTCCGTGACCCCCACCTTCACCGCCCGCACTTCCACCGTGTTGTCGGGCTTCACCACGTAGGTGTAGACCCCTTGGCTCCCGCGCTGGATCGCGGCTACCGGCACCGTCAGCGCGTTCGGCATCGTCTCCAGCAGCAGCCGCACGTTGACGAACTGGTTGGGCCACAGCACGCGGTCTTCGTTTTGGAAGACAGCTTTGTACTTGTTCGTTCCCGTGGTCGGATCAATCTCGTTGTTCAGGGTGAGCAGCTTGCCGCTCGCCAGCTTAGTTTTGTCGTCGCGGCTGTAGGCCTCCACATTCAGCGGCCCCTTGCGCATGTGCTGCAACACCTGCGGGATGTAATCCTCCGGCAGCGTGAACAGCACCGCGATGGGGTGCATCTGCGTAATCACCAACAGCCCGTTCTGGTCCGTCGCGTGCACCATGTTGCCGGTGTCCACCAGCCTCAGCCCGATGCGCCCGCTGATGGGTGCCGTGATATGGGAGTAAGTGATTTGCAGCTTCGCGCTTTCGATCGCCGCGTTGTCGGCGCTGATCGCGCCCGTCAACTGCCCCACCATCGACTGCTGCGAGTTGTACTGCTGCTGGCTGATTACGCCCTGCTTGTACAGCTCGGTAAAGCGCGACAGGTTCAGCTTGGCGTCGGCCAGCGTCGCTTCGTCCTTCGCCAGGTTGGCTTCCGCCGTGTGCAGTTGCACCTCGAAGGGGCGCACATCAATCTGTACCAGCAACTGCCCCTGCTCGACCTCCTGCCCCTCCTGGAAATTGATCTTGGTAATCTGGCCGTCCACGCGCGTTCTCACCGTGACCGTGTTGAACGCCAACACCGATCCCAACCCGCGCAGGTACACGGGCACATCGCGCGCCACGACCGGTTCGGCCAACACCGGGACGCCGCGGTTCGCCGGGTTGGGCGCCGGCCCCTTTGCGGTTTTCTTGTTGCGCATCAGGGCCGCGGTGCCGACCACGACCAGCAGAATGCAGGCAAGGATTACGACGATTCGTGCACGAAACATTCGGAATTCCCGTCAGCGACGGCCGCGCGCGAGGGAAGAGTTAATGTAGATGCCGTTTCCCGAGATGAAGCCGCCCCGCAATTCATGATTATATGCCCCAGGGAAACCGCCTATTGAGGCCGCGGGAGAGCCATCGCTCACAATAAACCCATGCACCACGACGGTGGTGTAAAGAGTTTTATTGCCGACGTAAAGTTTTGTAATTTAGCGAACCTGCGGGACATGGCGCAGCCGCGGCAACAGCGCCAGCGCCACCAGATACGCCAGCGCGCCGCAGGCCAGCGTCCAGCTCAAGCCAAATTGCAGCGCAATCACCATCGCCAGCACCGAACCGAGTACGCTGGACGCTGCATTTAACGCCCATGCCCACTCGATGGTGTTGCCGTCCGCCGACCTGCCCGCCGCCAGCGCGCGCAGGCCGCTGGGAAACGGCATGCCCATCGCCAGCCCCAGCGGAATCAGCGCCACGCCGCTGATCATCAGCTTCACCACGAACGGCAACCCGACCAGCGACCGCAGCAGCGGCGGCAGCGCCCACACGTACGCCAGCAATAGCGCGATTACCACCACCAGCGCCGTCCGCACTTGCAGCGGATCCAGCAGCCATCGCCGCGACAACAGGCTGCCCGCGCCGCTGGCCAGCAGCATCAGAAAGATGACCACGGTTAACGCGTACGTCGGGTGGCCGAGGAATAGTACGAAGCGCTGGATGAAGGCGATCTCGGCCAGGATGTAGCCCAACCCGATCGCTACGAAGTACAGCAGCCGAACGCCATGTGGCACACGCGCCCCCGCGTGCGCGGGCGCCAACGCCAACGGCAAAATCAGAAACAACAGCACCGAGAGCACGGAAATCACCAGCACCATCCCCAACACGACCACGCCGAGGTTGATCCGCCAGTCCATGCCTCGTCCGCTGCCGCTCACAATCCCGCGCAACACGTCGCCGATTTTGATGGTGAAAAAGAAGAAGGGCGCATTGTCGGAAACCGGTGCAACGTTATAGCTGTAGTCAGCGGCGAACGAGCGCGGGTCGCCGATCGTGATTAAGGAGCGGAACGTGTGTGGCCCGGGCACGCGCCAGTCGTCAAGATCGAGAGAGGCCGCCTCGGAGGGCATGTACAGCGCGTGCAGTTCGGGATATTGCGCGATGTGCGCGCGCACCGCGGATTCCTCTTGCGGGGTGAACGCCGATTTCTTGAACAGAACCGTGACCGGGCGCCCGTCTTCGTTGAGCGCGCCTTCAGAAACCACGACGAAGTGCGCCCCAGCGTCCGTGATTCCCGCCTGCTTCAGCACCTCCAACTCCTGCGAGACCACGCGCAGCGCCTCCCGCGGCCGCTTGAACTCCCAGCGCGTGATCGCGATGATCCCGTCCGGCTTGAGGTGATCGAAGTACTCTCGGAACGCCTCGACGGTATAGAGATTGTTCTCGCTGAGCGCAAACGCGCCTGCCGCCGTCGAAGCCCACGTATCCACCAACGTCATTTGCACGACATCGAATTTCTCGGTCGCGTTGCGCACCCAGGAACGCCCGTCGCCGACGTGCATATGCACCTCCGGGCGATCGTAGAGGTGATACGACCAGTCGGCCCAGCGGCCGCGCATGATGTCGTTCACGATGATGGGATTGATCTCGATCCCGGTGACACTGGGGCTGCCGTTGGCCAGCGCGCGCAGCACGTCCACGCCGCCGCCGGGTCCGATGATGGCGTAGTCGCCGCGCGGGCGGATCACGTTCA
Coding sequences:
- a CDS encoding multidrug efflux RND transporter permease subunit, which produces MNPSRLFILRPVATSLLTVGLLLVGLVAYRQLPVSALPQVDYPTIQILTFYPGAGPEVMASSVTTPLERQFGQLPGLNQMTSTSSFGSSIVVLQFNLNESIDVAEQEVQAAINAASTYLPRDLPNPPIYTKTNPADAPVLTLALTSDTLPLSKVEDLADTTLAQKISQIPGVGLVSISGGQKPAVRVQANPTALASYGLGLEDLRTALAQANVDQAKGSIEGPRLSYTIGANDQLATGEGYRPVIVAYRNGSPVRVMDVANVVDSAENVKQAAWENTHPAVIMNIQRQPGANIISVVDHIQKLLPQLRAALPSAVNVSVLADRTETIRASVKDVKFEMMLTIALVVMVMFLFLRTLSATVIPSITVPLSLVGTFGVMYLLGYSLDNLSLMALTISTGFVVDDAIVMIENIARYIEEGETPLTAALKGSEQIGFTIVSLTVSLIAVLIPLLFMGDVVGRLFREFAVTLAVTILVSAVISLTLTPMMCAMLLRHRTEQERGWFYRKSEQFFHWAVEKYGTTLRWVLRHQRETLLVTVGTLVLTIFLYIVVPKGFFPVQDTGAILGISEATQTVSFQAMTERQQRVAEIILKDPDVASLASFIGVDGINPTINTGRIQINLKPREERSATASEIIRRLQPEVARVEGITLYMQPGQDLTVEDRVSRTQFQYTIEDASAQELNDWTPRLVEKLRTRPELRDVASDQQNGGLQAAITIDRDTAGRLGVLPADLDNTLYDAFGQRQVSTIFTQLNQYHVVLEVDPMFQQTPDDLKSIYVRSATGGAIPLSAFTRVERTSAPLTITHQGQFPATTLSFNLAPGISLGHAVKAIQQAEKEIGLPPSIHASFQGTAAAFQSSLKNEPLLILAAVVTVYIVLGVLYESYIHPITILSTLPSAGVGALLALLIFGMDLGVVGLIGIVLLIGIVKKNAIMMIDFALEAERKGGMEPEGAIYQACLLRFRPIMMTTMAALFGGLPLALGRGTGSELRHPLGITIVGGLLLSQLLTLYTTPVVYLFFDRLARKLQRFRVGNRIDAEQVPVAD
- a CDS encoding MdtA/MuxA family multidrug efflux RND transporter periplasmic adaptor subunit; the protein is MFRARIVVILACILLVVVGTAALMRNKKTAKGPAPNPANRGVPVLAEPVVARDVPVYLRGLGSVLAFNTVTVRTRVDGQITKINFQEGQEVEQGQLLVQIDVRPFEVQLHTAEANLAKDEATLADAKLNLSRFTELYKQGVISQQQYNSQQSMVGQLTGAISADNAAIESAKLQITYSHITAPISGRIGLRLVDTGNMVHATDQNGLLVITQMHPIAVLFTLPEDYIPQVLQHMRKGPLNVEAYSRDDKTKLASGKLLTLNNEIDPTTGTNKYKAVFQNEDRVLWPNQFVNVRLLLETMPNALTVPVAAIQRGSQGVYTYVVKPDNTVEVRAVKVGVTEGNVASIETGLSAGELVVTDGQDKLQPGAKVEVQQRGNRGSGASKASGAPGA